The DNA segment CGTTACATATAGATCCTGTATGTGAAAGAAAAAAtctgcttaaagggcacctaccaccccgattctacctataaaggtagaaggggtggtaggtggatgaatgagacgtgaggatagcccttttttgggctaatcctcacgtccctggtgTCTTTTCGAAAACTTTAttggaggcatatgtaaatttcttttatgcggctactggggcagggagtagccggacatgaggctacaagtcgcggctactccacgccccagtagccacgttactccgcctaccatttacctggtcccccggcatctgcggccttctgcgcatgccgaagattaaatggtaggcgtagtaacgtggctactgggccgtggagtagccacgacttgtagcctcatgtctggctactccccgccccagtagccgcataaaaaaatgtacatatgcctccaataaagttttctaaaagacacgcgggacttgaggattagcccaagaaggggctatcctcacgtctcattcatccacctaccaccccttctacctttataggtagaatcgggctggtaggttccctttaaaggaaatctaccaccaggatgaaggatagtaaaccaagcacactgacatactggtgtgcgtcctgtcttgcaggatctgctcttgttttagtttcttatgccctggtttttaccccccaaaaaggctttaaaaattatgcaaatgatccttaggggactgaggggctccaggctccatagctgttatttgaacccagagcccctcaggctcatttgcataattcttaaagcctttttttgtaaaaaaaataagggCCTAAGCAGCTAAAAGAaatgcagatcctgccaaagagggcacacaccagtatgtcagtgtgcttggtttacagtccttgatcctggtggtaattTCCTTTTAAACAACCAATACGATGCCTAATGATCATAAGCAGCTCAGAATCTCAGTGGTAGCAGGTACACTGAGCCTTGAGTAGCAACTTCAACTCCGAAGGAAATGTCCTCAAAGTGTCCTTCACACTTGGTGGATCAGTGGCCTAAAAGGACATTCGGATGTTtacatcaaaacccatcatgaaaaaccagggacattactcatagatccaggcaccaggactgtgggaatcttcttatatttgttatccatggcctccttccttctaaaatcaacttttaaaatgatgctagacCCCCTCCATGTTCACAggaggttcacaggctgttacactatgcaggagccttgacacacacacagtgagattacatcgggctgagggaggaggggaagacagtgtaaccagtgaatctgcagcatggatgggctctagtaatacccccagagtccttcaggcataattttaacagttgattttagaaggaaagaggccatggataacaaatctatgagtaatatccctggtttatcatgatggattttattgGTAGATTTCGGAGACGCTAAACCTGAGACAAGTACACATTTCCGGATTCCGGTGTAACTTACTGACCTATGAATTTGTTGTGAAGGTTTGGCACGCTCTCCGCCCTGCACCTTATGACATCCTTGTAACTTGTGTTCATCTCAATCCGTCAATctcaagcttaaaggggttgttcaggtttcgaaaacatcccccccccctctgtctaTGAGTTGTATTTGCTATATTTGCTCCATAATATACAGTACACTCTATCACTCTGCACAGACTTGTCCAAGAAAACTGCTTTGTTGAGAGGTTAGGGGACAAATATAAGATTTTATCGTTTTTTGCGTTGTGGTTTTGTCCGCTTTTGCTGTATATTTTTGTCTAACACGGATTTATCTTTGTCCTTGTAGGTCCCTCCAGAGCGAGCAGAACAATGGGCTGCCAGGAGGTGCACGCGGTCACCCTGCTGGCCTTTGTCTGTGGTACGGCATCCATCGCGGGGCTTTTTACCGCCACCCTGCTCCCCCAATGGCGGCAGATGAAACTCTATACGTATAACCGACACGAGAAGAATCTGACGGTCAGCATCGGGATGTGGGTGAAGTGCACGCGGCAGGAGTGGTCCCGCGAGTGTCTGATGTATGACAGCGAGTGGTACGCCAGCGTGGACCAGCTGGACATCCGCGTCCTCCAGTTCGCCCTCCCGTTCAGCATCCTGACGGCCGGCTCCGCCCTGATCCTGTGCCTGACGGGGATATGTAACACCACGTTTACCTCCAATGTGCCCAACCTAAAAATCGCCAAGTGCATCATCAACAGCTCCGGCTGCCATCTTGTGGCGGGTTTGCTTTTCGTCCTGGCGGGGGTCATTAGTCTCACACCCTCCATATGGTCGATATTTTATAACGACGTCCTGAATAGGAAATACGGGCCGTACTTTACCTATGACATCTCCGTTTTTGTCGCCATCGGTAGCAGCGGGGGCTTGTATTTTACAGCCttattactatttttatggtattgtgCCTGCAAGTCCCTGCCATCGCCATTCTGGCAGCCGCTATattcccatgctcccagcatgcaCAGCTACGTGGCGCCATCGTACTCGTCGCGGTCCCGGATGTCCGCCATTGAAATAGACATTCCAGTGGTCTCACACACTGCGTAGATCCATCACATTCCTCAGTGTAAATTGGTGTTTttatgtttgttgttttttttaatggtggTTTTATTCTGTTGATAGGATATTGGccaatttttcttttcattttttaaatatttgcttttttttattttacatttttgtaattttgtgaTTCTGTATTGAGTTTTTTTGTTGTACTTTTATCTTTCCTGATGCtgtgaaaggaaatctatcatccaaatccatcctgataaaccagggacattactcatagatccgtgcaccgtgactgtggtcatcttcttatatttgttatccatggctctaGGGGCGttagcttcacaggcagttacactggaCAAGAGCACTTCCCTTCTAACACTGTGCTGAAACTTCCAC comes from the Engystomops pustulosus chromosome 5, aEngPut4.maternal, whole genome shotgun sequence genome and includes:
- the CLDN12 gene encoding claudin-12, producing MGCQEVHAVTLLAFVCGTASIAGLFTATLLPQWRQMKLYTYNRHEKNLTVSIGMWVKCTRQEWSRECLMYDSEWYASVDQLDIRVLQFALPFSILTAGSALILCLTGICNTTFTSNVPNLKIAKCIINSSGCHLVAGLLFVLAGVISLTPSIWSIFYNDVLNRKYGPYFTYDISVFVAIGSSGGLYFTALLLFLWYCACKSLPSPFWQPLYSHAPSMHSYVAPSYSSRSRMSAIEIDIPVVSHTA